From Girardinichthys multiradiatus isolate DD_20200921_A chromosome 3, DD_fGirMul_XY1, whole genome shotgun sequence, the proteins below share one genomic window:
- the LOC124865678 gene encoding casein kinase II subunit alpha encodes MSGPVPSRSRVYPDVNTQRPREYWDYESHVVEWGNQDDYQLVRKLGRGKYSEVFEAINITNNEKVVVKILKPVKKKKIKREIKILENLRGGPNIISLLDIVKDPVSRTPALVFEHVNNTDFKQLYQTLSDFDIRFYMYEILKALDYCHSMGIMHRDVKPHNVMIDHEHRKLRLIDWGLAEFYHPNQEYNVRVASRYFKGPELLVDYQMYDYSLDMWSLGCMLASMIFRKEPFFHGHDNYDQLVRIAKVLGTEDLYDYIDKYNIELDPRFNDILGRHSRKRWERFVHSENQHLVSTEALDFLDKLLRYDHQARLTAREAMDHPYFYPIVKDQGRGATPGGMAASSTPVSSSSMMAGITSMSSSQPLANIAGSPVISAPNTLATQVPAATGAQP; translated from the exons ATGTCTGGCCCCGTTCCAAGCCGTTCCCGAGTTTACCCCGATGTAAACACACAAAGACCACGGGAATACTGGGACTATGAGTCCCATGTTGTTGAATGGGG gaaTCAAGACGACTATCAGCTCGTCAGAAAACTAGGAAGAGGCAAATATAGTGAAGTATTCGAAGCCATAAATatcacaaacaatgaaaaagtgGTGGTTAAAATACTGAAG cctgtcaagaaaaagaaaatcaagaggGAAATAAAGATCCTGGAGAATCTGAGGGGTGGCCCAAACATCATCTCACTCTTAGATATTGTCAAGGATCCTGTG TCACGAACCCCAGCTCTGGTCTTTGAACATGTGAACAACACAGATTTCAAG cAATTGTATCAGACTCTGTCAGACTTTGACATACGGTTCTACATGTATGAGATCTTAAAG GCTCTGGATTACTGCCACTCTATGGGTATTATGCATAGGGATGTCAAGCCCCATAATGTAATGATCGATCATGAACACAGAAAG CTCCGTCTAATCGACTGGGGCTTGGCAGAGTTCTACCACCCAAACCAAGAATACAACGTGAGAGTGGCATCCAGGTACTTCAAAGGCCCTGAACTGCTGGTAGATTACCAG ATGTATGACTACAGCTTGGACATGTGGAGCCTGGGTTGCATGCTTGCCAGCATGATCTTCAGGAAGGAGCCGTTCTTTCACGGTCATGACAATTATGACCAG CTTGTGCGGATTGCAAAAGTACTTGGCACAGAAGACCTGTATGACTACATTGACAAGTACAACATTGAATTGGATCCGCGGTTCAATGACATTCTGGGAAG acATTCCCGCAAAAGATGGGAGAGGTTTGTGCACAGTGAGAACCAACACCTAGTCAGCACAGAGGCTCTAGACTTCTTGGACAAACTGTTGCGCTATGACCATCAAGCTCGCCTCACAGCCAGAGAGGCCATGGATCATCCCTACTTCT ATCCCATCGTCAAAGATCAGGGAAGGGGGGCCACTCCTGGGGGCATGGCTGCCAGCTCCACTCCAGTCAGCTCCTCGAGTATGATGGCTG GCATCACCTCCATGTCCTCCTCACAGCCGCTGGCTAACATCGCTGGATCGCCTGTCATCTCTGCCCCCAATACTCTGGCCACACAAGTTCCCGCAGCCACCGGGGCCCAGCCCTGA
- the LOC124865883 gene encoding serum paraoxonase/arylesterase 2-like, translating to MGKVAIISVAIAALSVLLGERVLNISKRHLVFREVPNKHLPNCITLKNIEHGSEDITILGNGLAFISTGLKFPGLPTSDVPGRIYTLDLKDPHLKPVELHMPRNFDLESFNPHGISVYTDPSDDTVYLFVVNHPQFKSQIEIFKYVKDGASLVHLKTIKHELLHSVNDIVAVGAESFYATNDHYFSNKHLKTLEILLLMPWTNVVYYSPNEVKVVSEGYHFANGINMSPDQRYIYVANIFNHSVNVLEKKEDNTLTPVKSVALGSLCDNIEVDPKTGDLWMGCHINAKKLFLFDPKDPPGSEVIRIQNILSDQPVVTQVYTDDGGVLMGSSVAAVYGGKLLIGTVFHKALCCDLK from the exons ATGGGAAAGGTTGCAATCATTTCTGTTGCAATTGCAGCGCTTTCAGTCCTGCTCGGGGAGAGGGTCCTCAATATAAG CAAAAGGCACCTTGTCTTCAGGGAAGTGCCTAACAAACATCTCCCCAACTGCATTACACTCAAAAACATAG AACATGGGTCGGAGGATATAACCATTCTTGGCAATGGGCTTGCCTTCATCAGCACT gGGCTCAAATTTCCTGGACTTCCAACCTCCGATGTGCCAGGAAGAATTTACACACTTGATCTCAAAGATCCTCATCTGAAACCGGTGGAGCTGCATATGCCAAGGAACTTTGATTTGGAGTCATTCAATCCACACGGCATCAGTGTATACACAGATCCAAGTG atgATACGGTCTACCTGTTCGTTGTTAATCATCCTCAGTTCAAAAGCCAAATAGAGATCTTCAAATATGTGAAAGACGGTGCCTCACTGGTTCATCTGAAAACCATAAAACACGAGCTGCTGCACAG TGTGAACGATATTGTTGCAGTTGGGGCCGAGAGTTTTTACGCCACTAATGATCACTACTTCTCTAACAAACACCTGAAAACCTTGGAGATTCTTTTGCTCATGCCTTGGACCAACGTAGTGTACTATAGTCCTAATGAAGTGAAGGTGGTCTCTGAGGGCTATCACTTTGCCAATGGCATCAATATGTCTCCAGACCAAAG GTATATATATGTGGCAAACATATTTAACCACAGTGTGAATGTGCTGGAGAAGAAGGAAGATAATACACTGACTCCTGTAAAG TCTGTGGCCTTGGGTTCACTTTGTGACAACATTGAAGTAGATCCTAAAACCGGTGACCTTTGGATGGGCTGTCACATTAATGCAAAGAAGCTTTTCCTGTTTGATCCCAAAGACCCCCCGGGATCAGAG GTCATCCGCATCCAAAACATCCTCTCGGATCAGCCCGTGGTGACCCAGGTGTATACAGATGATGGTGGTGTGCTCATGGGCTCTTCTGTGGCTGCTGTCTATGGGGGGAAGCTGCTCATAGGGACCGTGTTCCATAAAGCATTGTGTTGTGATTTAAAATAG